From Corallococcus soli, a single genomic window includes:
- a CDS encoding LVIVD repeat-containing protein, producing MKSLARLALSTGALLLSGCSKDTPEVPDAGPPATGTAVERTDYVDVLPDVPCADPDYRAPRANCEDPGSFNLSGCDLAAFGARSPYGTYRAVLRYHAESAFGAGFRLGLDGTLMGRPLVRQQSDARGFFLTAEYTMPSKAVQRYALAGCRVPEPGRITGCFVRCTNGVPEYAGTFDARRMNWENEPNSSFPLIPVSETAVPLGDPVDVYVTKDHAYVVSVPRGTEAGGLSVFDVTDKAHPVLRTTLNLPNDSYWNGVWAKGDALYIASANSGVIVYDITDPAAPQYVRALPGGAINVHTVFVEGDRLYAMSPAPNGETLLFDVASPLDPKLLSRISVPRADATSYPHDAFAYQDRLYVNHSTTGYVVLDVTRPDVTPVLGRYAFAGQYSHANAVGTIGGRTIAFEGGERFGAHLRVLDVTDPARIRLLAQVKKRAQTSIHNMVIKGTRLYVAWYHEGVRVFDVADPALPQEIASFDTFEEFHPRSTDSLYQGAIGMRVPGDGYVYVVDLPSGLFVFQEP from the coding sequence ATGAAATCCCTTGCACGTCTGGCGCTGTCCACCGGCGCCCTGCTCCTGTCCGGCTGCTCCAAGGACACCCCCGAGGTTCCCGACGCGGGCCCTCCGGCCACGGGCACGGCGGTGGAGCGCACCGACTACGTGGACGTCCTCCCCGACGTGCCGTGCGCGGATCCGGACTACAGGGCGCCCCGCGCGAACTGCGAGGACCCGGGCAGCTTCAACCTGTCCGGCTGCGACCTGGCGGCCTTCGGGGCCCGGTCGCCCTACGGCACCTACCGCGCCGTCCTGCGCTACCACGCCGAGAGCGCCTTTGGCGCCGGGTTCCGCCTGGGCCTCGATGGCACCCTCATGGGCCGCCCCCTGGTGCGCCAGCAGTCGGACGCCCGGGGGTTCTTCCTCACGGCGGAGTACACGATGCCCTCGAAGGCCGTGCAGCGCTACGCGCTCGCGGGCTGCCGCGTGCCGGAGCCGGGCCGCATCACCGGCTGCTTCGTGCGCTGCACGAACGGCGTGCCCGAATACGCCGGCACCTTCGACGCGCGGCGCATGAACTGGGAGAACGAACCCAACAGCTCCTTCCCGCTGATCCCCGTCTCCGAGACGGCCGTCCCCCTGGGCGACCCGGTGGACGTCTACGTCACGAAGGATCATGCCTACGTGGTGTCCGTGCCCCGAGGCACGGAGGCGGGCGGCCTGTCGGTGTTCGACGTGACGGACAAGGCCCACCCGGTGCTGCGCACCACGCTGAACCTGCCCAATGACAGCTACTGGAACGGCGTCTGGGCGAAGGGCGACGCGCTCTACATCGCCAGCGCCAACTCCGGCGTCATCGTCTACGATATCACCGACCCGGCGGCGCCCCAGTACGTGCGCGCCCTGCCCGGCGGCGCCATCAACGTGCACACCGTGTTCGTGGAGGGGGACCGGCTGTACGCCATGTCCCCGGCGCCCAACGGGGAGACGCTCCTGTTCGACGTGGCGTCGCCGCTGGACCCGAAGCTCCTGAGCCGCATCTCCGTGCCGCGCGCGGACGCGACCAGCTACCCGCATGACGCGTTCGCCTACCAGGACCGCCTCTACGTCAATCACAGCACCACGGGCTACGTCGTCCTGGACGTGACCCGTCCCGACGTGACGCCCGTGCTGGGCAGGTATGCCTTCGCCGGCCAGTACAGCCACGCGAACGCGGTGGGCACGATTGGCGGGCGCACCATCGCCTTCGAGGGCGGCGAGCGCTTTGGCGCGCACCTGCGCGTGCTGGACGTCACCGACCCGGCGCGCATCCGGCTGCTCGCCCAGGTGAAGAAGCGCGCGCAGACGTCCATCCACAACATGGTGATCAAGGGCACGCGGCTCTACGTCGCCTGGTACCACGAGGGCGTGCGCGTCTTCGACGTGGCCGACCCGGCGCTCCCCCAGGAGATCGCGTCCTTCGACACCTTCGAGGAGTTCCACCCGCGCAGCACCGACAGCCTCTACCAGGGGGCCATCGGCATGCGCGTGCCGGGGGACGGGTACGTGTACGTCGTGGACCTGCCGAGCGGGCTGTTCGTGTTCCAGGAGCCCTGA
- a CDS encoding response regulator, which yields MSTARPLNKTLLFLEDDRDLQALVCTFLRDKGYQVTPARSAAEARDVLRTQPVDAAIVDGLLPGMTGADFIRELRQTRPALPVLFASAFWKDLKSHELLTRQLGVARVVHKPYRPEELAVWLEQLFALAEPPPPPPEALLEAEAPEPEDAFAASLALLSADYGAKLPERLATLASLLGQGRGGDAPAMEEAYGVVHKLHGTAGSYGFRDVSIAAGKLEDVLQPVRNGGPLDWAAVDAALRALEDVVALPVEVEPEAEVVEPPAAMGTLLVMDGDPALLKDAKHMGEQEGVRVVTATSALEACAVAQRQWVDGALLPMSPEGITTANALRALDGHQSLPLAFSSAGGGLQERVVAAHAGASLFLPRPFTQQDFATAAERLVTARRQERARVMVVDDDPEAVRALSQALVSEAVEVVGLENAYGLLDALAQHRPDLLLLDVQMPGPSGFDLCRILRLTPEWQDLPILLVTAQVGLEFRLAAFQAGADDYLAKPVLREELRARVHARLERARLSRERAERDALTGLMMRRPFVEAVTTRLSEARRVDRPLALCFLDVDHFKKVNDEHGHLAGDRVLMRLGRLLGARFRREDLRARWGGEEFVVALLGETAQNARDILSRTAEELAGMSFEGDQGESFHVTFSAGLAVAPQDGTTLEELLRVADARLYRAKSNGRNRIEL from the coding sequence ATGAGCACCGCGCGTCCCCTCAACAAGACCCTCCTCTTCCTGGAGGACGACCGCGACCTCCAGGCCCTGGTCTGCACCTTCCTGCGAGACAAGGGCTACCAGGTCACCCCCGCGCGCTCCGCCGCGGAGGCGCGCGACGTGCTGCGCACCCAGCCGGTGGACGCCGCCATCGTGGACGGCCTCCTGCCGGGCATGACGGGCGCGGACTTCATCCGCGAGCTGCGCCAGACGCGCCCCGCGCTGCCGGTGCTCTTCGCCTCCGCCTTCTGGAAGGACCTGAAGAGCCACGAGCTGCTCACGCGCCAACTGGGCGTGGCGCGCGTGGTGCACAAGCCCTACCGCCCGGAGGAGCTGGCGGTGTGGCTGGAGCAGCTCTTCGCGCTGGCGGAGCCGCCGCCCCCGCCCCCGGAGGCCTTGTTGGAGGCGGAGGCGCCCGAACCGGAGGACGCCTTCGCGGCGAGCCTCGCCCTGCTCAGCGCGGACTACGGCGCGAAGCTGCCGGAGCGGCTGGCCACGCTGGCGTCGCTGCTCGGCCAGGGCCGCGGCGGGGACGCCCCGGCGATGGAGGAGGCCTACGGCGTCGTGCACAAGCTGCACGGCACCGCGGGCAGCTACGGCTTCCGGGACGTGAGCATCGCGGCGGGGAAGCTGGAGGACGTGCTGCAGCCCGTGCGCAACGGGGGCCCGCTGGACTGGGCGGCGGTGGACGCGGCCCTCCGCGCGCTGGAGGACGTGGTGGCCCTGCCGGTGGAGGTGGAGCCGGAGGCGGAGGTCGTGGAGCCCCCCGCCGCCATGGGCACGCTGCTGGTGATGGACGGGGACCCCGCCCTGCTGAAGGACGCGAAGCACATGGGGGAGCAGGAGGGCGTGCGAGTGGTGACGGCGACCTCCGCCCTGGAGGCCTGCGCGGTGGCCCAGCGCCAGTGGGTGGACGGGGCGCTGCTGCCCATGAGCCCCGAAGGCATCACCACGGCGAACGCGCTGCGGGCGCTGGACGGGCACCAGTCGCTGCCCCTGGCCTTCTCCAGCGCGGGGGGCGGGCTCCAGGAGCGCGTGGTCGCGGCGCACGCGGGCGCGTCGCTGTTCCTGCCCCGGCCCTTCACGCAGCAGGACTTCGCCACCGCGGCGGAGCGGCTGGTGACGGCGCGGCGGCAGGAGCGCGCCCGGGTGATGGTGGTGGACGACGACCCGGAGGCGGTGCGCGCCCTCTCCCAGGCGCTGGTGAGCGAGGCGGTGGAGGTGGTGGGGCTGGAGAACGCGTACGGGCTGCTGGACGCGCTCGCCCAGCACCGCCCGGACCTGCTGCTGCTGGACGTGCAGATGCCCGGGCCCAGCGGCTTCGACCTGTGCCGCATCCTGCGCCTGACGCCGGAGTGGCAGGACCTGCCCATCCTCCTGGTGACGGCGCAGGTGGGGCTGGAGTTCCGGCTGGCGGCGTTCCAGGCCGGCGCGGATGACTACCTGGCCAAGCCCGTGCTGCGCGAGGAGCTGCGCGCGCGCGTGCATGCGCGGCTGGAGCGGGCGCGGCTGTCACGCGAGCGGGCGGAGCGCGACGCGCTCACGGGCCTGATGATGCGCCGGCCCTTCGTGGAGGCGGTGACCACCCGGCTGTCGGAGGCGCGCCGCGTGGACCGGCCGCTGGCGCTGTGCTTCCTGGACGTGGACCACTTCAAGAAGGTCAACGACGAGCACGGCCACCTCGCCGGGGACCGCGTGCTCATGCGGCTGGGGCGCCTCTTGGGCGCGCGCTTCCGCCGCGAGGACCTGCGCGCCCGCTGGGGCGGGGAGGAGTTCGTCGTCGCGCTGCTGGGAGAAACCGCGCAGAACGCGCGCGACATCCTCTCCCGCACGGCGGAGGAACTGGCGGGCATGTCCTTCGAGGGCGACCAGGGCGAGTCCTTCCACGTCACCTTCAGCGCGGGGCTCGCGGTGGCGCCGCAGGACGGCACCACGCTGGAGGAACTGCTGCGCGTCGCGGACGCCCGGCTGTACCGGGCGAAGTCCAACGGCCGCAACCGCATCGAGCTGTGA
- a CDS encoding ATP-binding protein, which yields MEPRLSKRSAALAAGALVLLCALFVLGRPGSTAEHDRYRTQLRQLRVATAELELDVLRQRMGMREVHGSTQDDFDALVARARVLRTTPAFLSDEGLRSLIASLDAYVRVLEDSRALLAEARQKDDRFATLREAFPRSVFAATSALPPGPLREQVEVLGGDVLTVSRGRGGDFGSRVEGTLGRIARAREGQALSAPAVAALDALEARTRELTALLRSADASFQTLLDRSASSEAERLITTYLQLQEQSQSRAERTRIVLFGVSFLLVLYVLVVLVRLARASAALGELNRGLEARVAERTQALSAASAEARASDARKAAILEASPDGIVVLDEAGRVAEFNPAAETHFRLASARAVGADFLALALPATLPAAQRDGVHAALQQDGGPAARVESPCLRADGDVFPAELTFARVHADGPPRTTVFVRDLTERKTVERMKNEFVSTVSHELRTPLTSIRGSLGLLEGGIVGDLPAQALDMVRIARTNTERLIRLINEILDLEKMESGMLELKLQPQTAQDLVESTLMGLQGMADTAHVTLRSDVEGAPQVKGDRDRLIQVLTNLVSNAVKFSPQGASVVVSSSVAADGRVRFSVTDQGPGIPEEKLSRLFGRFQQLDASDTRSKGGTGLGLAISQAIVEQHGGRIDVVSRPGHGATFHFSLESLRAPAPVPGAVAPLPRDESRHNVLIVTADADLSALLRGLLSHEGYRVVRAATLAEAVQAVDTAPPDALVVDTQMPDGNVLDWVRRLREQPRTRELPVLALSGRAGDGSADVGTPLLVDWLPRPVEETRLLKTLRYAMRQPGQARVLVVDDDATTRRVLCAQFERLGALCIEAADGESAVALARDTPPDLIVLDVGLPRLDGFEVVDILRQGKGRATPLIVFTGRELSRTDQRQLTLGITRHLTKARSSEEELVNSVRELLNGLLARRDSAAPEPRKALP from the coding sequence ATGGAACCCCGCCTGTCCAAACGCTCCGCCGCGCTGGCCGCTGGCGCCCTGGTGCTCCTGTGCGCGCTGTTCGTGCTGGGGCGCCCGGGCTCCACCGCCGAACACGACCGCTACCGCACCCAGCTGCGCCAGCTGCGCGTGGCCACCGCGGAGCTGGAGCTGGACGTGCTGCGCCAGCGCATGGGCATGCGGGAGGTCCACGGCTCCACCCAGGACGACTTCGACGCGCTCGTCGCCCGCGCCCGCGTGCTGCGCACCACGCCCGCCTTCCTGTCGGACGAAGGCCTGCGCTCGCTGATCGCGTCCCTGGACGCCTACGTGCGCGTGCTGGAGGACTCGCGCGCCCTGCTGGCGGAGGCCCGCCAGAAGGACGACCGCTTCGCCACCCTGCGCGAGGCCTTCCCCCGGAGCGTCTTCGCCGCCACCTCCGCGCTGCCCCCGGGCCCCTTGCGCGAGCAGGTGGAGGTGCTGGGCGGGGACGTGCTCACCGTGTCCCGGGGCCGCGGCGGGGACTTCGGCTCGCGGGTGGAGGGCACGCTCGGGCGCATCGCCCGGGCCCGGGAAGGGCAGGCCCTGTCCGCCCCCGCCGTCGCCGCGCTGGACGCGCTGGAGGCCCGGACGCGGGAGCTGACGGCGCTCCTGCGCTCGGCGGACGCGTCCTTCCAGACGCTCCTGGACCGCAGCGCCAGCAGCGAGGCCGAGCGCCTCATCACCACCTACCTCCAGCTCCAGGAGCAGTCCCAGTCCCGCGCGGAGCGCACGCGCATCGTCCTCTTCGGCGTGTCGTTCCTGCTGGTCCTCTACGTGCTCGTCGTCCTGGTGCGGCTGGCGCGGGCGTCGGCGGCGCTGGGGGAGCTCAACCGGGGCCTGGAGGCGCGCGTGGCCGAGCGCACCCAGGCGCTGTCCGCCGCCAGCGCGGAGGCGCGCGCCAGCGACGCGCGCAAGGCCGCCATCCTGGAGGCGTCCCCGGACGGCATCGTGGTGCTGGACGAGGCCGGCCGCGTGGCGGAGTTCAACCCGGCCGCGGAGACCCACTTCCGCCTCGCGTCCGCCCGGGCGGTGGGCGCGGACTTCCTGGCGCTCGCGCTGCCCGCGACGCTGCCGGCGGCCCAGCGCGACGGCGTCCACGCCGCGCTCCAGCAGGACGGCGGCCCCGCGGCGCGCGTGGAGTCCCCGTGCCTGCGCGCGGACGGCGACGTGTTCCCCGCGGAGCTCACCTTCGCGCGGGTGCACGCGGACGGGCCCCCGCGCACCACCGTCTTCGTGCGCGACCTCACCGAGCGCAAGACCGTGGAGCGGATGAAGAACGAGTTCGTCTCCACCGTGAGCCACGAGCTGCGCACGCCGCTCACCTCCATCCGCGGCTCGCTGGGCCTGCTGGAGGGCGGCATCGTGGGGGACCTGCCCGCGCAGGCGCTGGACATGGTGCGCATCGCGCGCACCAACACCGAACGGCTCATCCGCCTCATCAACGAAATCCTCGACCTGGAGAAGATGGAGTCGGGGATGCTGGAGTTGAAGCTCCAACCCCAGACGGCGCAGGACCTGGTGGAGTCCACGCTGATGGGCCTCCAGGGCATGGCGGACACCGCGCACGTCACGCTGCGCTCGGACGTGGAGGGCGCGCCGCAGGTGAAGGGCGACCGCGACCGGCTCATCCAGGTGCTCACCAACCTGGTGTCCAACGCGGTGAAGTTCTCCCCCCAGGGCGCCTCCGTGGTGGTGTCCTCCAGCGTGGCGGCGGACGGCCGGGTGCGCTTCAGCGTCACCGACCAGGGCCCCGGCATCCCGGAGGAGAAGCTCTCCCGCCTCTTCGGCCGCTTCCAGCAGCTGGACGCCTCCGACACCCGCTCCAAGGGCGGCACGGGCCTGGGGCTGGCCATCTCGCAGGCCATCGTGGAGCAGCACGGGGGCCGCATCGACGTGGTCAGCCGCCCCGGCCACGGCGCCACCTTCCACTTCAGCCTGGAGTCCCTGCGCGCCCCCGCCCCGGTGCCCGGCGCCGTCGCCCCGCTGCCCCGGGACGAGTCGCGCCACAACGTGCTCATCGTCACCGCGGACGCGGACCTGTCCGCCCTGCTGCGGGGCCTGCTGTCCCACGAGGGCTACCGGGTGGTGCGCGCCGCCACGCTCGCGGAGGCCGTGCAGGCGGTGGACACCGCGCCGCCGGACGCGCTGGTGGTGGACACGCAGATGCCGGACGGGAACGTGCTGGACTGGGTGCGCCGCCTGCGCGAACAGCCGCGCACCCGTGAGCTGCCCGTGCTGGCGCTGTCCGGCCGGGCCGGGGATGGCTCGGCGGACGTGGGCACGCCCCTGCTGGTGGACTGGCTGCCCCGGCCCGTGGAGGAGACCCGGCTGCTGAAGACGCTCCGCTACGCCATGCGCCAGCCGGGGCAGGCGCGGGTGCTGGTGGTGGACGACGACGCCACCACGCGCCGGGTGCTGTGCGCGCAGTTCGAACGGCTGGGCGCGCTGTGCATTGAAGCGGCGGACGGGGAGAGCGCCGTGGCGCTCGCGCGCGACACGCCCCCGGACCTCATCGTGCTGGACGTGGGGCTGCCCCGCCTGGACGGCTTCGAGGTGGTGGACATCCTGCGCCAGGGCAAGGGCCGCGCCACCCCGCTCATCGTCTTCACCGGACGGGAGCTGTCGCGCACGGACCAGCGCCAGCTCACGCTGGGCATCACGCGGCACCTGACGAAGGCCCGCTCCTCGGAGGAGGAGCTGGTGAACTCCGTGCGGGAGCTGCTCAACGGACTGCTGGCCCGCCGTGACAGCGCGGCCCCCGAACCCAGAAAGGCGCTGCCATGA
- a CDS encoding response regulator: MAPIQKVLLVDDEDDIRTIGQLSLSRVGKWQTVLAASGAEALEKAAAEAPDLILLDVMMPGMDGPTTFGRLRAQPATANTPIIFMTAKIQKQEVARYLELGAVGVIGKPFDPMTLPQEIRKLVP; the protein is encoded by the coding sequence ATGGCCCCCATCCAGAAGGTCCTGCTCGTCGACGACGAGGACGACATCCGCACCATCGGTCAGTTGAGCCTCAGCCGCGTGGGCAAGTGGCAGACGGTGCTCGCCGCCTCCGGCGCGGAGGCCCTGGAGAAGGCCGCCGCGGAGGCGCCCGACCTCATCCTCCTGGACGTGATGATGCCCGGCATGGACGGGCCCACCACCTTCGGCCGGCTGCGCGCCCAGCCCGCCACCGCGAACACGCCCATCATCTTCATGACCGCGAAAATCCAGAAGCAGGAGGTCGCGCGCTACCTGGAGCTGGGCGCGGTGGGCGTCATCGGCAAGCCGTTCGACCCCATGACGCTGCCGCAGGAAATCCGCAAGCTGGTGCCCTGA
- a CDS encoding GAF domain-containing sensor histidine kinase: protein MLPPPTPVDEPRRLQALRSLCLLDTPAHERFDRIVRAASHLFRVPIALVSLVDEDRQWFKARQGLSAVQTPRDVSFCGHAILSSSSFVVPDALRDPRFHDNPLVVGAPFVRFYAGHPLRAADGSRVGTLCLIDHAPRDFSDADLAALADMAGWAEVEINALNEREARTALEQQERFFEVSVDMLCIAAMDGTFLRLSQAWSRTLGFSEAQLYSTSLVDLALEEDRDATARHLARARGGAPVLQFEHRARCADGSWRWLQWNAVPDPDEGLLYAVARDVTQARLLEEERQRVERMKNEFISTVSHELRTPLTSIRGSLGLLCGGIAGPLDSQVAQMVGIAHKNSERLLRLINDILDLEKMESGGLDLHLESTDVAPLLTQALQAHQGYAAEYGVHLDVEVHAPGARARVDEDRFNQVLANLLSNAIKFSPQGERVTLFLSREQGCLRVEVADHGPGIPEAFQARVFQKFAQADASDTRRRPGTGLGLSIAHGLVARMGGTLRFSTRAGEGTRFSFDLPECDPAP, encoded by the coding sequence ATGCTCCCTCCCCCGACGCCAGTGGATGAGCCCCGGCGGCTTCAGGCCCTGCGCTCGCTGTGCCTGTTGGACACGCCCGCGCACGAACGCTTCGACCGCATCGTGCGCGCCGCGTCCCACCTGTTCCGCGTGCCCATCGCGCTGGTGTCCCTGGTGGACGAGGACCGCCAGTGGTTCAAGGCCCGCCAGGGCCTGTCCGCCGTCCAGACGCCGCGCGACGTGTCGTTCTGCGGCCACGCCATCCTGTCCTCCAGCAGCTTCGTCGTGCCGGACGCGCTGCGCGACCCGCGCTTCCACGACAACCCGCTCGTGGTGGGCGCCCCCTTCGTGCGCTTCTACGCCGGGCACCCCCTGCGCGCCGCGGACGGCAGCCGCGTGGGCACCCTGTGCCTCATCGACCACGCGCCGCGCGACTTCTCCGACGCGGACCTCGCCGCGCTCGCGGACATGGCCGGCTGGGCGGAGGTGGAAATCAACGCCCTCAACGAGCGCGAGGCCCGCACGGCGCTGGAGCAGCAGGAGCGCTTCTTCGAAGTCTCCGTGGACATGCTCTGCATCGCCGCCATGGACGGCACCTTCCTGCGCCTGTCCCAGGCCTGGAGCCGCACCCTCGGCTTCTCCGAGGCGCAGCTGTACTCCACCTCCCTCGTGGACCTGGCCCTGGAGGAGGACCGCGACGCCACCGCCCGGCACCTGGCCCGCGCCCGCGGAGGCGCCCCCGTCCTCCAGTTCGAACACCGCGCCCGCTGCGCTGACGGCTCCTGGCGCTGGCTCCAGTGGAACGCCGTCCCGGACCCCGACGAGGGCCTGCTCTACGCCGTGGCCCGCGACGTCACCCAGGCCCGCCTGCTGGAGGAGGAGCGCCAGCGCGTGGAGCGCATGAAGAACGAGTTCATCTCCACCGTGAGCCATGAGCTGCGCACGCCGCTCACCTCCATCCGGGGCTCGCTGGGCCTGCTGTGCGGCGGCATCGCCGGCCCGCTGGACTCGCAGGTGGCGCAGATGGTGGGCATCGCCCACAAGAACAGCGAACGGCTGCTGCGCCTCATCAACGACATCCTGGACCTGGAGAAGATGGAGTCAGGCGGGCTGGACCTCCACCTGGAGTCCACCGACGTGGCCCCGCTGCTCACCCAGGCGCTCCAGGCCCACCAGGGCTACGCGGCCGAATACGGCGTGCACCTGGACGTGGAGGTGCACGCCCCCGGCGCCCGCGCCCGCGTGGACGAGGACCGCTTCAACCAGGTGCTGGCCAACCTGCTCTCCAACGCCATCAAGTTCTCCCCCCAGGGCGAGCGCGTCACCCTCTTCCTTTCGCGCGAGCAGGGCTGCCTGCGCGTGGAGGTGGCGGACCACGGCCCCGGCATCCCGGAGGCCTTCCAGGCCCGCGTCTTCCAGAAGTTCGCCCAGGCGGACGCCTCCGACACCCGCCGGCGCCCCGGCACCGGCCTGGGCCTGAGCATCGCCCACGGGCTGGTGGCCCGCATGGGCGGCACCCTGCGCTTCAGCACCCGCGCCGGGGAGGGCACCCGCTTCTCCTTCGACCTCCCCGAGTGCGACCCGGCCCCCTGA
- a CDS encoding helix-turn-helix domain-containing protein, producing MPAPVNEKLNTVFGAAARDARMRLGLTQADVAERVGIAMEVYSRMERGRMLPRAQNLRRLCDVLAVSADVLLGVGRGAMPVLSRAPWREEEPAELRRLMRTLRELDPRRLKAVSRVVNAMVAVLPVPVAPAPVARKKGAAKKRRSRG from the coding sequence GTGCCTGCGCCCGTCAACGAGAAGCTGAACACGGTGTTTGGAGCCGCCGCCCGGGATGCGCGGATGCGGTTGGGGCTCACGCAGGCGGACGTGGCGGAGCGGGTGGGCATCGCCATGGAGGTCTACAGCCGCATGGAGCGCGGGCGGATGTTGCCCCGGGCCCAGAACCTGCGGCGGCTGTGCGACGTGCTGGCGGTGTCCGCGGACGTGCTGCTGGGCGTGGGGCGGGGCGCGATGCCCGTGTTGTCGCGAGCCCCCTGGCGCGAAGAGGAGCCCGCGGAGCTGCGGCGCCTCATGCGCACGCTGCGGGAACTGGATCCGCGGCGGCTCAAGGCCGTGTCGCGCGTGGTGAATGCGATGGTGGCGGTGCTGCCCGTGCCGGTGGCCCCCGCGCCGGTGGCCCGGAAGAAGGGCGCGGCGAAGAAGCGCCGGAGCAGGGGCTAG
- a CDS encoding helix-turn-helix domain-containing protein — MNEELAITVGTAARAARERQGLTQGDVASQVGIAMEVYSRMERGRVLPSSTTLRRLSMVLRIRADTLLGLDGPTPPQEALTMALADREEDPPTLRRLVRALRPLNEEELKALGLVIQGVLAFRAR, encoded by the coding sequence ATGAACGAGGAGCTGGCCATCACGGTGGGCACGGCGGCGCGCGCGGCCCGTGAGCGGCAGGGGCTGACCCAGGGCGACGTGGCCAGCCAGGTGGGCATCGCCATGGAGGTCTACAGCCGGATGGAGCGGGGGCGGGTGCTGCCCAGCTCCACCACGTTGCGCCGGTTGAGCATGGTGTTGCGCATCCGCGCGGACACGCTCCTGGGCCTGGACGGGCCCACGCCGCCGCAGGAGGCGCTGACGATGGCGCTGGCGGACCGGGAGGAGGATCCGCCCACGCTGCGGCGGCTGGTGCGAGCGCTCCGGCCGTTGAACGAGGAGGAGCTCAAGGCGCTGGGCCTGGTCATCCAGGGGGTGTTGGCGTTCCGGGCGCGCTGA
- a CDS encoding serine/threonine protein kinase: protein MSMGIEGHPLLLQPQEVVGSFKLLKRLATGGYGTVFLAETGGVPVALKFALHGPQDAEEGSQVDARTLKEVSVLHRMAHPNVVALRGYHRWPHPSTGYLFLVMDYVEGPTLSEWALESRPSPRQVARLFAELALTLDFIHRAGVRHRDIKGSNIIVRASDARPVLVDFGSSDHACAAHITDGRPPPGTPSYRSPELLRYWLRYPKNLTRYVYQPTDDLYSLGLVLFEVLTGDFPYPTNVPAEALLGRIRAAPHRSARLLNPRVPRELDDICERMLRHDVTQRYPMGSDLYADLSNALERAPSSWDIPLFAAPPPHDAVTEESDEFFDGNEEAREMRRWARAQEIRVPGAAPHSSASPATPAPSQGLAAPIPPPMPWRVARRLAWRRLWEKWARRLGLHRRR from the coding sequence ATGAGCATGGGAATCGAAGGCCATCCGCTGCTGCTCCAACCCCAGGAGGTGGTGGGCAGCTTCAAGCTCCTGAAGCGCCTGGCGACCGGGGGCTACGGCACCGTGTTCCTGGCGGAGACCGGGGGCGTGCCCGTGGCGCTGAAGTTCGCGCTCCATGGTCCCCAGGACGCCGAGGAGGGCTCGCAGGTGGACGCGCGCACGCTCAAGGAGGTGAGCGTCCTGCACCGCATGGCCCACCCCAACGTGGTGGCGCTGCGCGGCTACCACCGCTGGCCCCACCCCAGCACCGGCTACCTGTTCCTGGTGATGGACTACGTGGAGGGCCCCACGCTGTCCGAGTGGGCCCTGGAGTCGCGCCCGTCGCCCCGGCAGGTGGCCCGGCTGTTCGCGGAGCTGGCCCTGACGCTGGACTTCATCCACCGCGCGGGCGTGCGCCACCGCGACATCAAGGGCAGCAACATCATCGTGCGGGCGTCGGACGCGCGGCCGGTGCTGGTGGACTTCGGCTCCAGCGACCACGCCTGCGCCGCGCACATCACCGACGGCCGGCCCCCGCCGGGCACCCCCAGCTACCGCAGCCCGGAGCTGCTGCGCTACTGGCTGCGCTACCCCAAGAACCTGACCCGCTACGTCTACCAGCCCACCGACGACCTCTATTCGCTGGGGCTGGTCCTCTTCGAGGTGCTCACCGGCGACTTCCCCTACCCCACGAACGTGCCCGCGGAGGCGCTGCTGGGCCGCATCCGCGCCGCCCCCCACCGCTCCGCCCGGCTGCTCAACCCGCGCGTGCCCCGCGAGCTGGACGACATCTGCGAACGGATGCTCCGGCACGACGTCACCCAGCGCTACCCCATGGGCTCGGACCTCTACGCGGACCTGAGCAACGCCCTGGAGCGCGCCCCGTCCAGTTGGGACATCCCCCTCTTCGCGGCCCCGCCCCCCCACGACGCCGTCACGGAGGAGTCCGACGAGTTCTTCGACGGCAACGAGGAGGCCCGCGAGATGCGCCGGTGGGCCCGCGCCCAGGAGATCCGCGTCCCGGGAGCGGCGCCCCACTCCAGCGCGTCCCCCGCGACGCCCGCGCCCTCCCAGGGGCTGGCCGCGCCCATCCCCCCGCCCATGCCCTGGCGCGTGGCCCGGAGGCTGGCGTGGCGGCGCCTGTGGGAGAAGTGGGCCCGGCGTCTGGGATTGCACCGGCGCCGCTGA